The Hyphomonadaceae bacterium ML37 genome includes a region encoding these proteins:
- a CDS encoding glycosyltransferase family 4 protein, whose protein sequence is MTAPAIRFVSALSAAPWGAAETLWADTALRLIARGCRVAASVRQWPQRPDPVARLIAKGVEIEERSDGGPGALVTTPRFDLTVLQQPDMFAATPWMTLCRQAGQAYATLTHYGAIHEWPPGDTALALRAGFLGARANYFVSNASIALAARQSALRTLPRAQLVRTPFQVPHGGERPWPAQDTPLRLACVGRLDLEDKGQDALLHVLARPLWRARDVTLSLIGDGPHRTLLQAMIRELALEDRVRLTGPVRDIPGVWDHHHALALASRAEGLSAVIVEAMLCGRTCVVSDVAGNRELLDEGMTGFIARTPGDDDMDEALERLWAARAKLPAMGRRRLQQSGRRFRPTRLLFSPICC, encoded by the coding sequence GTGACGGCGCCCGCAATCCGCTTCGTCTCGGCGCTCAGCGCCGCGCCCTGGGGCGCCGCTGAAACGCTGTGGGCTGACACCGCACTGCGCCTGATCGCGCGCGGTTGCCGGGTCGCTGCCTCGGTGCGCCAATGGCCGCAAAGGCCTGACCCGGTGGCGCGGCTGATCGCAAAAGGCGTTGAAATTGAGGAACGTAGCGATGGCGGACCAGGCGCACTCGTTACCACTCCACGGTTCGATCTCACCGTGCTCCAGCAGCCCGACATGTTCGCCGCTACGCCTTGGATGACCCTCTGTCGGCAGGCAGGGCAGGCCTATGCCACGCTCACCCATTATGGCGCTATCCACGAATGGCCGCCGGGCGACACTGCGCTCGCCCTGCGCGCAGGCTTCCTCGGCGCACGCGCCAACTACTTTGTCTCCAACGCCAGCATCGCCCTCGCCGCCCGGCAGAGCGCGCTGCGCACGCTGCCCCGCGCGCAGCTGGTGCGCACGCCCTTCCAGGTTCCCCATGGCGGCGAGCGCCCCTGGCCCGCACAGGACACGCCGCTGCGCCTGGCCTGCGTCGGGCGGCTCGACCTGGAAGACAAAGGTCAGGACGCGCTGCTGCATGTGCTCGCCCGCCCGCTTTGGCGCGCGCGCGATGTCACCCTGTCCCTCATCGGCGACGGGCCTCATCGCACTTTGCTGCAGGCGATGATTCGCGAGCTGGCGCTGGAGGATCGGGTCAGGCTGACCGGCCCGGTGCGCGACATACCGGGCGTCTGGGATCACCATCACGCCCTTGCGCTGGCCTCGCGCGCGGAGGGCCTGTCGGCGGTCATTGTCGAGGCGATGCTGTGCGGGCGCACTTGCGTGGTGAGCGATGTGGCGGGAAACCGCGAGCTGCTCGACGAGGGGATGACCGGCTTCATCGCCCGCACGCCCGGCGATGACGATATGGACGAAGCACTGGAGCGATTATGGGCCGCGCGCGCCAAGCTGCCGGCCATGGGGCGGCGGCGGCTGCAGCAGTCCGGGCGGCGGTTCCGCCCGACCCGGCTTCTGTTTTCGCCGATATGCTGTTAG
- the rsmI gene encoding 16S rRNA (cytidine(1402)-2'-O)-methyltransferase — protein MTEGGEPGTLYLVATPIGNLEDMTYRAVRILKEADVVAAEDTRHTRKLLDHYAISPQRLIACHDHNERHSAGGIADLIARGQTVAMCSDAGMPGINDPGYRVVAAVYERGLPVRVIPGASSVLSALVLSNLPPHEFVFLGFPPRKSGQRRNWLDRARRHQATLVMMEAPHRLPSLLEDALAVYGDIEGAVCLEITKMFEETARGPISQLVARFPEPPRGEVMVVFDGASVAPPDPDAGTKKRQRDRRKPSSPGSDSSDT, from the coding sequence ATGACTGAAGGTGGGGAACCCGGCACGCTGTATCTCGTGGCCACGCCCATCGGCAATCTGGAAGACATGACCTACCGGGCCGTGCGCATCCTCAAGGAGGCGGACGTGGTCGCTGCCGAGGACACACGCCATACCCGCAAGCTGCTGGATCATTACGCCATTTCGCCCCAGCGCCTGATCGCCTGCCATGACCATAACGAACGCCACAGCGCGGGCGGCATCGCTGACCTGATCGCGCGCGGACAGACCGTCGCGATGTGCAGCGATGCCGGCATGCCCGGCATCAATGATCCAGGCTATCGCGTCGTCGCGGCGGTGTATGAGCGCGGGCTGCCCGTGCGGGTGATCCCCGGCGCGTCGTCGGTGCTCAGCGCGCTGGTCCTGTCCAATCTACCGCCCCACGAGTTCGTGTTTCTGGGCTTCCCCCCCCGCAAAAGCGGCCAGCGGCGCAACTGGCTCGACCGGGCCCGGCGCCATCAGGCCACGCTGGTGATGATGGAGGCGCCCCACCGCCTGCCGAGCCTGCTTGAGGATGCGCTGGCGGTGTACGGCGATATCGAGGGCGCGGTGTGCCTGGAGATCACCAAGATGTTCGAGGAGACGGCGCGCGGACCCATCAGTCAGCTTGTCGCCCGCTTCCCCGAGCCGCCGCGCGGCGAGGTGATGGTGGTGTTCGACGGCGCCAGCGTCGCCCCGCCCGATCCTGACGCCGGAACGAAAAAGCGTCAGCGCGACAGGCGGAAGCCCAGCTCGCCCGGCAGCGACAGCTCCGACACCTGA
- a CDS encoding queuine tRNA-ribosyltransferase family protein has protein sequence MELRPTLPLGVVESPLFVPDATYGAIKGLGADELPAAGVRVLMANAFHLMRSPGVTRIKALGGLKKMMGWSGVLMTDSGGFQALSLIRENAGRGRITARGLDFAFEDGAKVQLTPEKAITTQLRLGGDILFCLDDCTRPEDPEAEQVLSVERTIAWARACKDAFAAQLGKRERDPDRPRLWGVVQGGTSPHLRRQCAEALLEIGFDGYGFGGWPLDSDGKLLTDTLALVRELIPAQFPLHALGVGHPVSVAACGRMGYTLCDSALPTRDARRGRLYCFTGDVPTIDGDGWFKTLYLGDEVHARNDAPISDQCECLTCRTYSRGYLHHLFKRDEPLYWRLATIHNLWFMRQVTDLVAAERAG, from the coding sequence ATGGAGCTGCGCCCCACCCTGCCCCTCGGCGTTGTGGAGAGCCCGCTCTTCGTGCCCGACGCCACCTATGGCGCCATCAAGGGCCTGGGCGCAGACGAGCTGCCGGCGGCCGGCGTGCGCGTGTTGATGGCCAACGCCTTCCATCTCATGCGCTCACCCGGCGTGACGCGGATCAAGGCGCTGGGCGGGCTGAAGAAAATGATGGGCTGGTCCGGCGTGCTGATGACGGATTCGGGCGGCTTTCAGGCCCTGTCTCTGATCCGGGAGAATGCCGGGCGCGGGCGGATCACGGCGCGCGGGCTGGATTTCGCCTTCGAGGATGGCGCGAAAGTCCAGCTCACCCCCGAAAAAGCCATCACCACCCAGCTGCGGCTCGGCGGAGACATATTGTTCTGTCTCGATGACTGCACCCGGCCTGAAGATCCTGAGGCCGAGCAGGTTCTGTCCGTCGAGCGCACCATCGCCTGGGCGCGCGCCTGCAAAGACGCCTTCGCCGCCCAGCTGGGCAAGCGCGAGCGTGATCCGGACCGGCCCCGCCTGTGGGGCGTGGTGCAAGGCGGGACGTCGCCCCATCTGCGCCGTCAGTGTGCCGAGGCCCTGCTGGAGATCGGGTTTGACGGCTATGGCTTTGGCGGCTGGCCGCTGGACAGCGACGGCAAGCTGCTCACCGATACGCTGGCGCTGGTGCGCGAACTGATCCCGGCGCAGTTTCCGCTGCACGCGCTGGGCGTGGGCCATCCGGTCTCGGTCGCGGCATGCGGGCGCATGGGCTATACGCTGTGCGACAGCGCCTTGCCGACACGGGATGCAAGGCGCGGGCGGCTTTACTGCTTCACCGGTGACGTCCCGACCATCGACGGCGATGGCTGGTTCAAGACGCTCTATCTGGGCGACGAGGTGCATGCGCGCAATGACGCCCCGATCTCTGACCAGTGCGAATGCCTGACCTGCCGCACCTATAGCCGGGGATATCTGCACCATCTGTTCAAGCGCGACGAGCCGCTCTACTGGCGCCTGGCGACCATCCATAATCTCTGGTTCATGCGCCAGGTCACCGATCTGGTGGCGGCGGAGCGCGCGGGATGA
- a CDS encoding RsmB/NOP family class I SAM-dependent RNA methyltransferase — protein MARGAKRKGASGAKTGGRGAGQGGGPAAKRQQFLTRAARVFDVPEGVAEALMSQGRRQSVRFNPLAGASRADFEAELAPWGEALIPIDWCEGAWNLDLEPGQTLPDRLFSSGQAFIQNASSFVPSLALDPQPGERILDLCAAPGGKTSHIAALTGNEAEIWANDALPARLPKLNEVLGLLHVRTASVTAHPGQFIDRFLEGPFDRILIDAQCTGEGMIDLRRSATLRYWAMERVIEYSRLQRKMLMAATKLLKPGGVLVYSTCTLAPEENEASVNHLLTHAPEMSLEPIDIAAPCLIPARTRWEGDSFDPSLTMACRVSPSRFMEAFFVARLRKDV, from the coding sequence ATGGCGCGCGGCGCAAAACGCAAGGGCGCAAGCGGCGCGAAGACGGGCGGTCGCGGCGCGGGACAGGGCGGCGGTCCGGCGGCAAAACGTCAGCAATTCCTCACCCGCGCCGCGCGCGTGTTCGACGTGCCCGAAGGCGTCGCCGAGGCGCTGATGAGCCAGGGCCGCCGCCAGAGTGTGCGCTTCAATCCATTGGCGGGCGCTTCGCGCGCGGATTTCGAGGCGGAGCTTGCGCCGTGGGGCGAAGCTCTGATCCCCATCGACTGGTGCGAGGGCGCCTGGAATCTCGATCTGGAGCCAGGCCAGACCCTGCCCGACCGGCTGTTCTCCAGCGGTCAGGCCTTCATCCAGAACGCCTCAAGCTTCGTGCCGTCCCTCGCGCTGGATCCGCAGCCGGGCGAACGCATCCTTGATCTGTGCGCGGCCCCGGGCGGCAAGACCTCCCATATCGCCGCGCTCACCGGTAACGAGGCCGAAATCTGGGCCAATGACGCTCTGCCCGCGCGCCTGCCCAAACTGAATGAAGTGCTCGGCCTTCTCCATGTGCGCACGGCGTCGGTGACTGCCCACCCCGGCCAGTTCATCGACCGGTTTCTGGAGGGTCCGTTCGACCGCATTCTCATCGACGCCCAGTGCACCGGCGAGGGCATGATCGATCTGCGCCGGTCTGCGACCTTGCGCTACTGGGCCATGGAGCGCGTCATCGAATACAGCCGCCTGCAGCGCAAGATGCTCATGGCCGCTACGAAGCTGCTCAAACCCGGCGGGGTGCTGGTGTATTCCACCTGCACGCTGGCGCCGGAAGAGAACGAAGCCTCGGTCAACCATCTGCTCACCCACGCCCCGGAGATGAGCCTGGAGCCCATAGACATCGCCGCGCCTTGCCTGATCCCGGCCCGCACTAGATGGGAGGGCGACAGCTTTGACCCCAGCCTGACCATGGCGTGCCGCGTTTCGCCCAGCCGCTTTATGGAGGCGTTCTTTGTGGCGCGCCTGCGAAAGGACGTCTGA
- a CDS encoding HAD-IIIA family hydrolase — MFVGASGPPLALFDRDGVLIVDKPHQTDTDQISWMPGAAAALRLARAAGFRIAVVTNQSAVARGLCSEADVQAFHRAMAHTLAGQGASVDRWYYCPYHADAVVARYRIAGHRDRKPNPGMVLRALADFAAPPHASFMIGDRMSDLDAARRAAVPGYLYDGGQPLDALVAAIIQDR; from the coding sequence ATGTTTGTTGGCGCTTCCGGTCCGCCCCTGGCCCTGTTCGACCGCGATGGCGTGCTCATCGTGGACAAACCGCATCAGACAGACACCGATCAGATCAGCTGGATGCCGGGCGCCGCCGCGGCGCTCAGGCTCGCGCGCGCGGCCGGGTTCCGCATCGCGGTCGTCACCAATCAGTCCGCCGTGGCGCGCGGCCTGTGCAGCGAAGCCGATGTTCAGGCGTTTCACCGGGCCATGGCGCACACCCTGGCCGGACAGGGCGCCAGTGTGGATCGATGGTACTATTGCCCGTATCACGCCGACGCGGTGGTGGCGCGCTACCGCATCGCCGGCCATCGCGACCGCAAGCCCAATCCCGGCATGGTGCTGCGCGCACTGGCCGATTTTGCTGCGCCACCGCACGCCAGCTTCATGATCGGGGACCGGATGAGTGATCTGGACGCGGCCCGGCGCGCCGCCGTGCCGGGCTATCTGTATGATGGCGGCCAGCCGCTCGATGCTCTGGTGGCGGCCATCATCCAAGACCGCTGA
- a CDS encoding HPr family phosphocarrier protein: MSIERTVTICNPRGLHARASAKFVAEAAPFDAQVTVVREGDEVAADSIMELLMLAAGPGSQITIRAEGAEAEAAVTALAGLVESGFGELS, translated from the coding sequence ATGAGCATTGAACGCACGGTGACGATCTGCAACCCGCGCGGGTTGCATGCGCGCGCCTCGGCGAAGTTTGTGGCCGAGGCCGCGCCGTTTGACGCCCAGGTCACCGTGGTGCGCGAGGGCGATGAAGTCGCCGCCGATTCGATCATGGAGCTGTTGATGCTCGCAGCCGGACCCGGCTCGCAGATCACCATCCGGGCTGAGGGCGCCGAGGCCGAAGCGGCGGTGACGGCGCTGGCCGGGCTGGTTGAGTCCGGCTTTGGCGAGCTAAGCTGA
- a CDS encoding PTS sugar transporter subunit IIA, whose translation MIGIVVVSHGRLADELILAAEHVVGPLAACSAVSIGPDDDMELRRNDIRAAIEASDGGEGVIVITDMFGGTPSNLSISLLERGRVEVIAGANLPMMIKLAEARSRLPLSALADSVSAAGKRYIAVASQLLDGPA comes from the coding sequence ATGATCGGCATCGTCGTCGTCTCACATGGCCGTCTGGCTGACGAGCTGATTCTCGCCGCCGAGCACGTGGTGGGGCCGCTTGCAGCATGCAGCGCGGTCTCGATCGGGCCGGATGATGATATGGAGCTGCGCCGCAATGACATCCGGGCGGCCATCGAAGCCTCCGACGGCGGCGAGGGCGTCATCGTGATTACCGACATGTTCGGCGGCACGCCGTCCAACCTCTCCATCTCTTTGCTGGAGCGCGGCCGGGTGGAGGTCATCGCCGGGGCCAATCTGCCCATGATGATCAAGCTGGCCGAAGCCCGCTCCCGCCTGCCGCTCAGCGCCCTGGCCGACAGCGTCAGTGCGGCGGGCAAGCGCTATATCGCTGTGGCCTCGCAGCTACTGGACGGCCCGGCATGA
- a CDS encoding sensor histidine kinase: MRATARWLLQRTPRLRMPRLWMLIAIINALVLCVLALGLYAITEARRGVVAAKLDSLTAQAEIIASVITETAVYGDAPGPRMDNDSAREVLRRLSSLYVPDKSRAILHAQGPARIADSDLIAGQVEITPLPPPGETPSQPQGSFRNMFAPMGDTISMLWTTPESRAYFDMTISEEVARAFATGEPQRGVRRGPDGGRVVSVTLPIQLIQAVVGTVTYESYDLDALIAEERVFLSVFVLFATGIIAIGTIVLTVSVAGPLAKLSEAARRVRLAGGSRVPLPDFGGRRDEIGALSTAFSQMTNALYDRLDAIESFAADVAHEIKNPLTSIRSAAETLPLARDDAQRARLIKVIQHDVRRLDRLITDISNASRLDAELAREDLAMVDIRRLLGDIASLHRQEDEDAPARVVVEAGPGPLLLRGHEGPLSRVFINLVDNALTFSPPDGVVRLTARRTGAAHGRLIVTVEDDGPGIPPESLEAIFDRFHTRRPEGTAFGAHSGLGLAIARQIVNAHGGVIRAGNRPEGGAVFTVDLPGAR, encoded by the coding sequence TTGCGCGCCACGGCGCGCTGGCTGCTGCAGCGCACGCCGCGCCTGCGCATGCCGCGCCTGTGGATGTTGATCGCGATCATCAACGCCCTGGTGCTGTGCGTGCTGGCGCTTGGCCTCTACGCCATCACCGAAGCGCGGCGCGGCGTGGTCGCGGCCAAGCTGGATTCGCTCACCGCCCAGGCTGAGATCATCGCCAGCGTCATCACCGAGACCGCGGTCTATGGCGATGCGCCCGGACCGCGCATGGACAATGATTCTGCGCGCGAGGTGCTGCGCCGCCTGTCCTCGCTCTATGTGCCCGACAAATCTCGGGCCATCCTGCATGCGCAGGGGCCCGCGCGGATCGCCGACAGCGATTTGATCGCGGGTCAGGTAGAGATCACGCCCCTGCCGCCGCCGGGCGAGACGCCATCGCAGCCGCAAGGGTCCTTTCGCAATATGTTCGCGCCCATGGGCGACACCATTTCCATGTTGTGGACCACGCCCGAGTCGCGGGCCTATTTCGACATGACGATCAGCGAGGAAGTGGCGCGCGCCTTCGCCACCGGCGAGCCGCAGCGCGGCGTCAGACGCGGGCCGGACGGCGGGCGTGTGGTCTCGGTGACGTTGCCGATCCAGTTGATCCAGGCTGTGGTGGGGACGGTGACCTATGAATCCTACGATCTGGACGCCCTCATCGCCGAAGAGCGGGTGTTTCTGAGTGTTTTCGTGCTGTTCGCCACCGGGATCATCGCGATCGGCACGATTGTATTGACCGTCTCGGTGGCGGGGCCGCTGGCCAAACTGTCCGAGGCGGCGCGCAGGGTGCGCCTGGCGGGCGGCTCGCGCGTGCCGCTGCCTGATTTTGGCGGAAGGCGTGACGAGATCGGCGCATTGTCCACGGCTTTCAGCCAGATGACCAACGCACTCTATGACCGGCTGGACGCCATCGAGAGCTTCGCCGCCGATGTCGCCCACGAGATCAAGAACCCGCTCACCTCCATTCGCTCGGCCGCCGAAACCCTGCCGCTGGCGCGTGACGACGCCCAGCGCGCACGCCTGATCAAGGTGATTCAGCATGATGTGCGCCGGCTCGACCGGCTGATTACGGATATTTCCAACGCCTCCCGGCTGGATGCGGAGCTGGCGCGCGAGGATCTGGCCATGGTCGATATCCGCCGCCTGCTGGGCGATATCGCCAGCCTGCACCGCCAGGAGGACGAGGATGCGCCAGCGCGCGTGGTGGTGGAGGCCGGGCCAGGGCCGCTGCTTCTGCGCGGGCACGAAGGACCGCTCAGCCGGGTTTTCATCAATCTGGTGGACAACGCCCTTACGTTCTCGCCGCCAGACGGCGTCGTGCGGCTGACGGCGCGCCGTACCGGCGCCGCCCACGGGCGCCTGATCGTCACGGTCGAGGATGACGGACCCGGCATTCCGCCTGAAAGCCTGGAGGCGATTTTTGATCGCTTCCATACCCGGCGCCCCGAGGGAACAGCGTTCGGCGCCCACTCGGGCCTCGGCCTCGCCATCGCGCGCCAGATCGTCAACGCTCATGGCGGCGTCATCCGCGCCGGAAACCGGCCCGAAGGCGGCGCCGTGTTCACTGTGGACCTGCCCGGCGCCCGCTGA
- a CDS encoding response regulator transcription factor, whose protein sequence is MATITLVDDDENILTSVSIFLENEGYKVRTYTDGATALPELTAQPPDLAIFDIKMPRMDGLELLRRVRQSSNLPVIFLTSKDGEFDEALGLDLGADDYIAKPFSHQLLARRVKAVLRRAQFDPELGGTPGENDPKAIHRGKLTMDPNRHACAWEGRQVRLTVTEFLILQALAHRPGFVKSRDNLMDAAYDDQVYVDDRTIDSHIKRIRKKFREVDSTFDGIETLYGVGYRYKEA, encoded by the coding sequence ATGGCCACGATCACGCTGGTGGATGATGACGAGAACATCCTGACTTCGGTCTCCATCTTTCTGGAGAATGAGGGCTACAAGGTGCGCACCTATACCGATGGCGCCACGGCCCTGCCCGAACTCACCGCCCAGCCGCCCGATCTGGCGATTTTCGACATCAAGATGCCGCGCATGGACGGGCTGGAGCTTCTGCGCCGCGTGCGCCAGTCCTCCAACCTGCCAGTGATTTTTCTGACCTCGAAAGATGGCGAGTTTGACGAGGCCCTGGGCCTGGACCTTGGCGCGGACGACTATATCGCCAAACCCTTCTCCCATCAGCTGCTGGCGCGCCGGGTCAAGGCGGTGCTGCGCCGGGCGCAGTTTGATCCCGAACTGGGCGGAACGCCGGGCGAGAACGACCCCAAGGCGATCCATCGCGGCAAGCTGACCATGGACCCCAACCGCCATGCCTGCGCCTGGGAAGGCCGGCAGGTCCGCCTGACGGTCACCGAGTTTCTGATCCTGCAGGCGCTGGCGCACCGGCCGGGCTTTGTGAAGAGCCGCGACAACCTGATGGACGCGGCCTATGACGATCAGGTCTATGTCGATGACCGCACCATCGACAGCCACATCAAGCGCATTCGCAAGAAATTCCGCGAGGTGGATTCGACCTTTGACGGGATCGAGACCCTTTATGGCGTCGGCTATCGATACAAGGAGGCTTAG
- a CDS encoding acyl-CoA dehydrogenase family protein, with amino-acid sequence MPVSDPVARPFDTPERKAFRESVERFVAREIAPHGDDWDEAGDFPWALHETAGALGLFGFGIDADYGGAGFDDAFMRLDAGVALGYAGVGGVNASLGSRNIMTGPIARLAREEVKRAVLPGIVSGRTGGALAMTEPSGGSDLARLKTRARRDGDEWVIDGEKTFITGGMKASWFVVGARTGGEGFGGISLFLVPHDAPGFTRTIIARKMGWWSSDTATLHFDACRIPADAQLGEEGSCLLAIMDNFNYERLALAAGCLGMARRCLDDAVDWARARETFGRPLIRHQVIRHKLAEMSARIDALDGYLQILAAAINAALETGAPLPAAGLAKAKFLASGTAEYCASEAMQVLGGAGYLRGCAVERIYREVKVMAIGGGSEEIMRDLAARQMGL; translated from the coding sequence ATGCCCGTATCCGATCCCGTCGCCCGCCCGTTCGATACGCCCGAGCGCAAGGCGTTCCGCGAGAGCGTGGAGCGGTTTGTCGCGCGCGAGATCGCGCCTCATGGCGATGACTGGGATGAGGCGGGCGATTTTCCCTGGGCGCTACACGAGACCGCCGGCGCGCTTGGCCTGTTCGGGTTCGGCATTGATGCGGACTATGGCGGCGCCGGGTTCGACGACGCGTTCATGCGGCTCGATGCCGGAGTGGCGCTCGGCTATGCAGGGGTGGGCGGGGTCAACGCCTCGCTGGGCTCGCGCAATATCATGACCGGACCCATCGCCCGGCTTGCCCGGGAAGAGGTCAAGCGTGCAGTCCTGCCGGGCATCGTGTCGGGCCGGACCGGCGGGGCGCTGGCGATGACCGAACCGTCGGGCGGATCGGACCTCGCCCGCCTGAAGACCCGCGCACGGCGCGACGGCGATGAGTGGGTGATTGATGGTGAGAAGACCTTCATCACCGGCGGGATGAAGGCGTCCTGGTTCGTGGTGGGCGCGCGCACGGGCGGCGAGGGCTTTGGCGGGATTTCGCTTTTCCTCGTGCCCCATGATGCGCCAGGATTCACCCGCACCATCATCGCGCGCAAGATGGGCTGGTGGTCGTCCGACACCGCTACGCTCCACTTTGACGCCTGCCGGATACCGGCGGATGCACAATTGGGCGAGGAGGGCAGCTGCCTCCTCGCGATCATGGATAATTTCAATTACGAGCGCCTGGCGCTGGCCGCAGGCTGCCTGGGCATGGCGCGCCGCTGCCTGGATGATGCGGTAGACTGGGCGCGAGCGCGCGAGACTTTCGGCAGGCCGCTGATCCGCCATCAGGTGATCCGCCACAAGCTGGCCGAGATGAGCGCGCGCATCGATGCGCTGGACGGATATCTGCAGATTCTGGCCGCTGCGATCAATGCAGCGCTGGAGACGGGTGCGCCCTTGCCGGCAGCGGGTCTGGCCAAGGCGAAATTCCTGGCGTCGGGAACCGCCGAATATTGCGCCAGCGAGGCCATGCAGGTGCTGGGCGGGGCGGGCTATCTGCGGGGCTGCGCGGTCGAGCGCATCTATCGCGAGGTCAAGGTGATGGCCATTGGCGGCGGGTCGGAGGAGATCATGCGCGATCTCGCCGCCCGCCAGATGGGGCTTTAG
- a CDS encoding beta-eliminating lyase-related protein: MNFLSDTTAPAHPALIEAIARANEGFAPSYGADAISARVEARLKELFETDLKVVFAVSGTAANALALSVLCPSDSMVLCHDEAHIHRDERGAPEFFTGGAKLLPLPGAHARIDASALEDALNQWPTDFVHAPPPAVLSLSQLNEAGCAYTLSELAELTGLARAAGLKIHMDGARFASALAGLGCSPAQLTWKSGVDVLCLGATKTGALAAEAVILFPSVMERFTQLQARQKRSGHMAPKMRYIAAQLDAWLEDGLWLELAGHANRAAKRLAGGLDRIEGVTLAHPVDGNEVFARLDDGVAERLQAAGAGFYAWPDGSARFVASWCTRDAEIDALLAAAQ, translated from the coding sequence ATGAATTTCCTGTCCGACACCACCGCCCCCGCTCATCCCGCCCTGATCGAGGCCATCGCCCGCGCCAATGAGGGCTTTGCGCCCAGCTATGGCGCGGACGCGATCAGCGCGCGGGTGGAGGCGCGGCTAAAGGAATTGTTCGAGACCGATCTGAAAGTAGTATTCGCCGTGTCCGGCACGGCGGCCAATGCGCTGGCCCTGTCCGTGCTATGCCCGTCTGACTCCATGGTGCTGTGCCATGACGAGGCCCATATCCACCGCGACGAGAGGGGCGCGCCGGAATTCTTCACCGGCGGCGCCAAGCTCCTGCCCCTGCCCGGCGCCCACGCCAGGATCGACGCGTCAGCGCTGGAAGACGCGCTGAACCAATGGCCGACCGATTTTGTCCACGCCCCGCCCCCGGCGGTCCTGAGTCTGTCACAGCTTAACGAGGCGGGCTGCGCCTATACGCTGAGCGAGCTCGCCGAGCTGACCGGTCTGGCCCGAGCGGCGGGGTTGAAAATCCACATGGACGGCGCCCGCTTCGCCAGTGCGCTGGCGGGTCTGGGCTGCAGCCCGGCGCAGCTGACCTGGAAATCGGGCGTAGACGTGCTGTGTCTGGGCGCCACCAAGACCGGGGCGCTGGCGGCGGAGGCCGTGATCCTCTTCCCCTCCGTCATGGAGCGGTTCACCCAGTTGCAGGCGCGCCAGAAGCGCTCCGGCCATATGGCGCCGAAGATGCGTTATATCGCCGCCCAGCTGGACGCCTGGCTGGAGGATGGCCTGTGGCTGGAACTCGCCGGTCACGCCAACCGCGCCGCCAAGCGCCTGGCCGGGGGACTCGACCGGATTGAGGGCGTCACCCTCGCCCATCCTGTTGACGGTAATGAAGTCTTCGCCCGGCTCGACGACGGGGTCGCCGAGCGCCTACAGGCCGCCGGCGCCGGCTTCTACGCCTGGCCCGACGGCTCGGCCCGCTTTGTCGCCAGCTGGTGCACGCGCGACGCCGAGATCGACGCCCTGCTGGCCGCGGCGCAGTGA
- a CDS encoding lipocalin family protein, whose product MMRFVLIAALAALTACAPQPERRTSNVPLTTVAEVDLERYLGRWYEIARYDSRFERGCDGVTADYVRGEDGEISLINTCYREGLDGPAEEARGRARVVPGSNNAKLEVSFFGPFWGDYWVIELDEAEYQWAVVSEPRGRYLWILSRTRQMEDTVLDARLARLEAMGFDTGALVWPVHEQGTGARRR is encoded by the coding sequence ATGATGCGTTTCGTCCTTATCGCGGCGCTCGCCGCCCTGACCGCCTGCGCGCCCCAGCCAGAACGGCGCACCTCCAACGTGCCGCTCACCACCGTCGCGGAGGTGGATCTGGAGCGCTATCTGGGCCGCTGGTACGAGATTGCGCGCTATGACAGCCGGTTCGAACGCGGCTGCGACGGCGTGACCGCCGACTATGTCCGCGGCGAAGACGGAGAGATTTCCCTGATCAATACCTGCTACCGGGAGGGTCTGGACGGCCCGGCGGAAGAAGCGCGCGGCCGCGCGCGCGTGGTCCCCGGCTCCAACAACGCCAAGCTGGAGGTGTCCTTCTTCGGACCGTTCTGGGGCGATTACTGGGTCATCGAACTGGACGAGGCCGAGTATCAATGGGCCGTGGTGAGCGAACCGCGCGGGCGCTATCTGTGGATCCTGTCACGCACCCGGCAAATGGAAGACACCGTGCTGGACGCGCGGCTGGCAAGGCTGGAAGCAATGGGGTTCGATACAGGCGCACTGGTCTGGCCAGTGCATGAGCAGGGGACGGGCGCCCGCCGACGCTAA